A window of Microbispora hainanensis genomic DNA:
CATGACCGCCTTGGCCCGACCGCGGCCGGTGCCCGGCGCGTCGTTCCCGGAATCCGTGGAGGGCGCGGCGCCGGAACCACGCCCTCCACGGGGCACGCTACGAGGAACTACGGCCCTCCAGGCCGGCGACCGCGATCGTGCCGGAGGTGCCGCGCAGGCCGAAGCCGTAGCGGAAGCCCTCGCGGGCCTGCGGGGTGGCGAGCGTGCCGCCGATGTCCGCCGTACGCAGCGGACGCCACTGGCCGCCGGTGTAGGCGAAGGAGGTGATGGTGTCACCGGACAGCGCCAGCGCGAACCGGTCGCCGGGCTTGAGGGTCAGCGGGGCGTCGCCGGGCGTGTCGAGGAACCGGCCGCCGACCCGCACGTTGATGCCCGACTGCTTGCGGGTGTTGTTGTACCAGGCGGTCACGTAGGTGCCGGCGTCCTTCACCCAGCCGACGAACACGCTGTCCTCCGGGCTGCCGGTGCCGGCGAACTCCCCCGCCGTCACCACGCTGATCGCGTCGGCCGACGAGAGCGCCGCCGGACCGGCCGCCAGGCCGAAGAACGGCTGGGCGCCGCCGCCCGCGAACCGGCCGCCGCCGACGGTGACCGCCGGAAGGGCCTCGCCGCCCTCGGGCTTGTAGAGCGTGTAGCCCGCCGAGGTGTCGGCGGCGAAGTCGTCGTCGGCCTCCACCTTCCCGTAGGCGTCCGGGTCGAGCCCCACGGTCACCTGGGCGTACGGGCTCACGGCCCGCGCCGATCCGTCGAACTCGACGGCCGCGCGCACCGGGTGGGCGCCGGGGCTCGGCGCGGTCCCGGCGGGCGGCGCGACCCGCCAGCGTACGGCGAACTCGCCGCCCGGCCGCACCACGTGGGCCTTCGGGCTGCCGACCGGCTCGGCCGACCAGCCCGGGGGCACGGCCAGCGACGCCGTGACCCGGGTGGCGGGCGTGCGTCCCCGGTTGACGAAGGTGGTGGTCACCTCGGCGGGGTCGCCGGAACGCGCCTGCCCGGAGACGGTCACGTCCACCGTGGCGTCGCCCGCGGCGGGCGACCACGCCTGCAGCTCGGTGACGCCGACGTACGCGCCCGGCGGGTTGCCGAACACCAGCCGGATCTTCGTCGTTGTCAGGGCCGGGAACGTGACGCGGTTCAGCGCGGCGCCCGCGGGCCGCTCCGGCGTGCGGGTCTGGCCCGGCACCTCGCGCCACGCCGCGCCGTCCCAGAACTCCAGCCGGTACGACGCGGGGGCCTTCACGCCGCCTCCGTCGTCGTAGGCGTAGAACCGCACGTCGCTCACCCGGGTCGGCACGCCGAAGTCCACGCCGAGGTGGTCTTCGGCGTTCGGCGAGCGGTAGTTGGTCCACCGGTTGTGCGGGACGTCGTCGTAGTAGATCCGCCCGTCCACGGCGTCCCAAACGTTGTCGATGCCGTTGGTGTACGACGCGAACGGCTTGGGATAGCCGGTGCCGTACGGGTTGGCGGCGTCGTCGGACGGCCGCGAGGAGCGGTCGGGCGTCACGGCGGCCGGCACCCGGGCGGTCAGCTCGCCGACCGTGGCCCGCTTGGCGGCCTGCCTGCCGTCCACGTAGACGCGCATGCCCGCGCCCTGGCCATACCTGCTGCCGTCGCGGTCCCACAGCACGGTCACGTTGTGGCCGTGGTAGGGCACGTTCTCCAGCGCGAAGTAGTCCCACCCGGCCGGCGCGAGCGGCTTCAGCACGACCGTGCCGTCCGGCTGCGGGCGCAGCCCGATCAGGCCGCTGATCACCAGGTCGTCGAAGGTCGAGTGGTTGTAGTGCTCACTGTGGCCCGCGGCGTCGTAGATCCAGCGCGGCTCGTCGGGGTGGTGCGCCTCGGCGACGTACGGGTGCCCGTCCTTGAACTGGGTGAGCGCGTAGCCGCGCAGCACCGTGTAGTAGTCGGCGGCGGTGACCACGTGCTGGTCGTAGTCGTCGAGCAGGTTGGCCATCGCGGTGAGCGTGGTCGAGGTGGAGTAGGGCCAGCTCGGCCCGTCCCAGCGGCAGCAGCCGTTCAGCGCGTCGCGCATGAACAGCGGGCTGCGCCGTTCGGCGGTGGTCGGCCCGTACGGCGCGGCGAACCCCTGCGGGTCGAGCAGCTGCGCCCACGCCTTCTCCGTACCGGGCCTGGCCATGTCGAACGCCCACGGGACGAAACCGATCTCCTCGCGGGTGGACACCAGCCGCTCCTGGGGGTCCAGGTCGGCGCGGGCCTTGTGGTAGAAGAATGACCGCTTCGGGTCCCACAGATAGCGGTGCAGCGCGTCCTGCAGCGACGCCGCCCGCTGTTCGAACGTCTTGGCCAGCGCCTTGTCGCCGCTCAAGGTGGCGATGGCGGCGATCGCCTTGGCGTCGCCGTACTGGTAGGCGTTCAGCGTCGGCCGGTAGCCCGCGCCGCCGTGGTAGGGATCGGCCGGGTCGGTCTCGTAGGACGAGGCGGTGAACTCCATCGCGTCCCACACCGGCACCGACCAGTAGAGGCCCAGCTTCTTGTCGTACTGGCCGCCCCACTTGTCGTACTGCCGCACCAGGTCGGGCAGCAGCCCCTTGACGAAGGACGCGTCGCCGGTGACCAGATAGCGCTGGTAGGCGGCGTCGGCCGCCCACCAGGCGTACTGGTGCGCCCAGTCGTCGGTGTCCTTGTTGAGGTACTCCTCCTTCGGCTTGGGGCCGGCGCCCGGTCCCTGCAGCCAGTAGGTGAGGTAGTCGTCGATCGGGCGGGTGTCGCGCAGCCAGCGCCCCTCGTACACGTGGTGACCGGCGGCGGCGACGATGCCGCCGAGCGGGGCGGAGTATCCGGGCGGGTTGTGGAACTCGGTGATCACGTCACCGGTCGCGGAGTCGGTGTAGCGGATGTGCCGCTTGTAGGTGCTCCAGCGGTAGTAGTAGACGTCCTGGATCTCCCGGTCGGGCACCTCCAGGAACGGGATGTTGGCCTTGTACCACTCCGGCTCGGCGTACCCCGACACGAGCGCGTCGTGGTCCAGGAAGGCGGTGCCCCTGCCGACCTCCGGGTACGCCGCGGGCGGCGCGGGGGCGTGGGCGGCCTCGGCCGGGGCGGGGATCAGGGCGGTCGGCGCGGCCAGCGCCGCGAGCGTCGCGAGCATCGCGACGGCGTGTCTCATGGTCACCTCGGGCGTTCTCGGCAATCTCAGGAGGGTGACGGCAGGCGAAATCGCTCAGGTTCGGTCGCGTTGCACGATGGTACGCGACCGAATCTGATCGATAGCGCTCAGTCTTGACCAGTTATGGACGAAACGCAATAGCTCTTCGCGGGAGCGCCACCCCCGTCCGGGGGACCGAAAACGCCCGCGGGCTGAGAAACTGCGGGCATGAGTCACAGCCATGACGAGGACCCCGCATGCGCGGCGGCCCACGGCGACGCGCCGCCGGAGGAGACGGAGCGGCGGACGCTGGTCGCGGTGTTCGCGTCTCCGGTGGCCGATCACCTGCTGCGGTTCGGCGTGGAGCTGGGCTTCCGGCCGATCCTGCTGGAGCCCGACCCGGATCGCGGGCTCGGCGGCCTTCCGGCGGGCTCGGTCGAGGTGGTGAGAGAGGCAGGCGGCCATCTGGACGGCACAGCCGACGTGGTCGTCACCGACCATCACCGCGCGGAGATCGGGCCGATACTGCGTGACGTCCTCCGCGGCCCCGCGCGCTGGATCGGCATCATGGGCAGCCCCCGTCACGAGGGTCCGCACGTGCGGGCGCTGACCGAGCTGGGCGTCCCGCCCGAGGAGATCGCCCGCGTGCACCGCCCGATAGGGCTCAACATCGGCTCGCGTACGCCCGCGGAGATCGCGGTGGCCACGCTCGCCGGCCTGATCGCCGACAGGAACGGCAGGCCCGGCGGCTTCGCGCACTGACGTCCCGCCCGCCAGACGAGCCGCCCGGCATGCGGAGGGGCACCCCCGCTGGTGGCGGGGGTGCCCCAGGCGCTCCTCCTGGTCAGGAGCGCGTCATGGTGTCACCGGTCAGGGTCACCGGTCAGGAGGCGCTGCACGTCAGCGTCGGTGTCTCCGGGCTGCCGTTGGCGGTGAACCCGAAGGTGGTGCTGCCGTTGGCGGGCACGGTGCCGTTCCACGACTCGTTGCGGACGGAGACCGAGGAGCCGGAGCCGGACGTGAGGCCGCCCCACAGCTGGGTGATGGACGGGGAGCCGGACCAGCTCCAGTTCACCGTCCAGCCGCTGATCGCCGCGTTGCCGGCGCGGACCGTGACCTCGGACTGGAAGCCACCGGGCCAGCTGTTGACCGTACGGATCGTCGCGCTGCACCCGTTGCCCGGCTGCGGGCTCGGACTCGGACTCGGGCTCGGGCTCGGGCTGACCGGCGGAGTGGGGCTCGGGCTCGGGCTGACCGGCGGGGTCGGGCTCGGGCTCGGGCTGACCGGGGGCGTCGGGCTCGGGCTCGGGCTGACGGGCGGGGTGGGGCTGGGCGAGGTGTTGGGTGCGGCGTTGTTGAGGGCGTTGAGGACCGCGGTGTAGGCGGCCTTCTTGTTGCCGTTGCCGTCGAACAGCAGCGGGTTCTGGTAGGAGCGCCAGGAGTCGCTGTCACGCACGCCCCACACCGTGATGCCGACGCAGCGGGCGACCGCGAGGCAGTCGTTGACGATGTTGGCGTAGGTGGTGGCCGAGGCGCCCTCGACGTCCAGCTCGGTGATGGCCACGTCCACCCCGAGGGCGGCGAAGCTGGAGATGGTGGTGCGGAAGTTGCTGTTGTAGGCGCTGCCGCTGTTGAAGTGGCCCTGCAGGCCGACGCAGTCGATCGGGACACCGCGCGACTTGAAGTCGCGGACCATGTTGTAGACGCCCTGCGTCTTGGCCCAGGTCCAGTTGTCGATGTTGTAGTCGTTGTAGCAGAGCTTGGCGTCAGGGTCGGCGGCCCGCGCGGTGCGGAAGGCGACCTCGATCCAGTCGTTGCCGGTGCGCTGCAGGTTGGAGTCGCGGCGGCCGCCGGTGTTGTCGTCGAAGGCCTCGTTGACCACGTCCCAGTAGGGGATCTTGCCCTTGTAGTGGGCCATCACGCCGTTGATGTGGTTGATCATCGCCTGGCGCAGCGCGCTGCCGCTGAGGGACTGCATCCAGCCGGGCTGCTGGGAGTACCACGCCAGCGTGTGCCCGCGCACCTGCTTGCCGTTCTGCACGGCCCAGTTGTAGATCCGGTCGGCGTTGGTGAAGTTGAACTGACCCTGGTTCGGCTCAGTCGCGTCGATCTTCATCTCGTTCTCGGCCGTGATCATGTTGAACTCACGATTGGCGATCGTGGTGTACTGCGAGTCGCCCAGCTTGTTCGCACTGATCGCGGTGCCGAAATAACGACCGGTGCGGGCCGCGGCGGCGCCCAGCGTGGTGGCCGGCGACCCGCCAGGGGTGGCCGACGGGCTCGGCGACGGGCTGTTCGGCGGCGTGGGCGACGGAGACGGAGACGGAGACGGGGACGGCGACGGGGAGCTCGGCGTGGTGCTGTTGAGACCGAGGAAGTTGATCGCGTAGCTGATCATGCCGTTGAGGGGCAGCGAGTGGCCCTGACCGGAGACGCTGATGCCCTCGACCGGAGGCTGGGTGCCGTTGTTGCCATACCGGGTGCGGGTCCAGCCCGACGAGGGGCTGTCGGTGGACACGGGCGTCTGGCTGACACCGTGGAGGTTGGTCCACTGCTTGATCTCTTCGCCGAAGTTCGGGTAGGCCAGCGTCGTGTCGTTGGTGCCGTGCCACAGCTGCATCCGAGGATAGGAGCCGCTGTAGCCGGAGTACATCGACCGGGCCAGGTCACCCCACTGCTGGGCGCTCTTGATGCTCTGCCCGCTGGAGCACTGGCTGTTCCAGGTGGAGCCGTCGTTCGTGGCGAAGCAGCCCGCCGGGACGCCCATGAAGGCCGAACCCGCCGTGAAGACGTCCGGATACTCGGCCGCCAGCACGTTGGTCATCATCGCGCCGGAGGAGACGCCGCTGACGTAGACGCGGCCGGGGTCCACGTTGTAGCGCGACTTGGCGTAGTCGACCATCGAGATGATGCCGACCGGGTCGCTGCCGCCGCCCCGCCGCAGCGCCTGGGGCGAGTACACGTCGAAGCACTGCCCGCTGCGCGTGGCCTCGGGGAACACGATGATGAACCCGTATTGGTCGGCCGCGTTCACGTAGTCGCGGAAGTATCCGCTGTACAGCGCCGACGCGGTGCCCGTGCAGTAGTGGACGGCGACCAGGAGCGCCGGCCGGGCCGCCACCCGGTCCGGCACGTAGATGTACATGTTCAGGTTGCTCGGGTTGTTGCCGAAGTTGGTCACCCGAGTCAGGGAGGCCGCGGCGGCTGGTTGGGTGACCAGCAACGTGGTCGCCGCGACCACGGGCATCAG
This region includes:
- a CDS encoding PHB depolymerase family esterase, with the protein product MRRRIVALLAAVLMPVVAATTLLVTQPAAAASLTRVTNFGNNPSNLNMYIYVPDRVAARPALLVAVHYCTGTASALYSGYFRDYVNAADQYGFIIVFPEATRSGQCFDVYSPQALRRGGGSDPVGIISMVDYAKSRYNVDPGRVYVSGVSSGAMMTNVLAAEYPDVFTAGSAFMGVPAGCFATNDGSTWNSQCSSGQSIKSAQQWGDLARSMYSGYSGSYPRMQLWHGTNDTTLAYPNFGEEIKQWTNLHGVSQTPVSTDSPSSGWTRTRYGNNGTQPPVEGISVSGQGHSLPLNGMISYAINFLGLNSTTPSSPSPSPSPSPSPSPTPPNSPSPSPSATPGGSPATTLGAAAARTGRYFGTAISANKLGDSQYTTIANREFNMITAENEMKIDATEPNQGQFNFTNADRIYNWAVQNGKQVRGHTLAWYSQQPGWMQSLSGSALRQAMINHINGVMAHYKGKIPYWDVVNEAFDDNTGGRRDSNLQRTGNDWIEVAFRTARAADPDAKLCYNDYNIDNWTWAKTQGVYNMVRDFKSRGVPIDCVGLQGHFNSGSAYNSNFRTTISSFAALGVDVAITELDVEGASATTYANIVNDCLAVARCVGITVWGVRDSDSWRSYQNPLLFDGNGNKKAAYTAVLNALNNAAPNTSPSPTPPVSPSPSPTPPVSPSPSPTPPVSPSPSPTPPVSPSPSPSPSPSPQPGNGCSATIRTVNSWPGGFQSEVTVRAGNAAISGWTVNWSWSGSPSITQLWGGLTSGSGSSVSVRNESWNGTVPANGSTTFGFTANGSPETPTLTCSAS
- a CDS encoding MGH1-like glycoside hydrolase domain-containing protein; its protein translation is MRHAVAMLATLAALAAPTALIPAPAEAAHAPAPPAAYPEVGRGTAFLDHDALVSGYAEPEWYKANIPFLEVPDREIQDVYYYRWSTYKRHIRYTDSATGDVITEFHNPPGYSAPLGGIVAAAGHHVYEGRWLRDTRPIDDYLTYWLQGPGAGPKPKEEYLNKDTDDWAHQYAWWAADAAYQRYLVTGDASFVKGLLPDLVRQYDKWGGQYDKKLGLYWSVPVWDAMEFTASSYETDPADPYHGGAGYRPTLNAYQYGDAKAIAAIATLSGDKALAKTFEQRAASLQDALHRYLWDPKRSFFYHKARADLDPQERLVSTREEIGFVPWAFDMARPGTEKAWAQLLDPQGFAAPYGPTTAERRSPLFMRDALNGCCRWDGPSWPYSTSTTLTAMANLLDDYDQHVVTAADYYTVLRGYALTQFKDGHPYVAEAHHPDEPRWIYDAAGHSEHYNHSTFDDLVISGLIGLRPQPDGTVVLKPLAPAGWDYFALENVPYHGHNVTVLWDRDGSRYGQGAGMRVYVDGRQAAKRATVGELTARVPAAVTPDRSSRPSDDAANPYGTGYPKPFASYTNGIDNVWDAVDGRIYYDDVPHNRWTNYRSPNAEDHLGVDFGVPTRVSDVRFYAYDDGGGVKAPASYRLEFWDGAAWREVPGQTRTPERPAGAALNRVTFPALTTTKIRLVFGNPPGAYVGVTELQAWSPAAGDATVDVTVSGQARSGDPAEVTTTFVNRGRTPATRVTASLAVPPGWSAEPVGSPKAHVVRPGGEFAVRWRVAPPAGTAPSPGAHPVRAAVEFDGSARAVSPYAQVTVGLDPDAYGKVEADDDFAADTSAGYTLYKPEGGEALPAVTVGGGRFAGGGAQPFFGLAAGPAALSSADAISVVTAGEFAGTGSPEDSVFVGWVKDAGTYVTAWYNNTRKQSGINVRVGGRFLDTPGDAPLTLKPGDRFALALSGDTITSFAYTGGQWRPLRTADIGGTLATPQAREGFRYGFGLRGTSGTIAVAGLEGRSSS
- a CDS encoding XdhC family protein, which codes for MSHSHDEDPACAAAHGDAPPEETERRTLVAVFASPVADHLLRFGVELGFRPILLEPDPDRGLGGLPAGSVEVVREAGGHLDGTADVVVTDHHRAEIGPILRDVLRGPARWIGIMGSPRHEGPHVRALTELGVPPEEIARVHRPIGLNIGSRTPAEIAVATLAGLIADRNGRPGGFAH